In Oryza sativa Japonica Group chromosome 3, ASM3414082v1, one DNA window encodes the following:
- the LOC107280248 gene encoding uncharacterized protein yields the protein MGDEAAQAVELMERMIKLKEQGLQGEQITQHFIKCRLAPIKERSRTAFEFDGKHDPNREDPDSLDFKVMKERMYKIFSNAIVVSYSHLLPVVPFNAFNPPPPEFALMKSNPPIAQHQSPHRQTGQGSGGPRIRSETQPSASDPVGQSDSRKRKLVPSDDEGDDTGKLKDKGTTGKPPKPTNPKKKTSSRPFPKIRKSSRKPSDIDPSEKDSDPTNLEADSSKETGPSAKDHPSDNPQASDNVEPSDEPTTASQSAEAGVGVNQEPPTGNQSDTGPSQKIPEVEAQTNSPPGKGAGNDSEIRSPAKTQESTRPRPGIITGPIIGEEEEILRIRAAEDSRPPILVKW from the exons atgggagatgaagctgcgcAAGCAGTGGAACTGATGGAGAGGATGATAAAGCTAAAAGAACAAGGCCTtcaaggagaacagatcacccagcactttatcaagtgtcggttagctccaatcaaagagagatcTCGCACAGCCTTCgaatttgacggcaagcatgacccaaaccgtgaagatccagattctcttgacttcaaggtcatgaaggaaaggatgtataagatcttctcaaatgctatcGTTGTCAGCTATTCACACTTGCTGCCAGTCGTACCGTTCAATGCattcaatcctcctccaccg GAGTTCGCATTGATGAAGTCAAATCCTCCAATCGCCCAGCACCAATCACCTCACCGCCAAACTGGTCAGGGAAGCGGGGGACCAAGAATTCGGTCTGAAACCCAACCAAGTGCTTCTGATCCAGTCGGCCAGTCAGATTCTCGCAAGAGGAAGCTGGTTCCAAGTGACGATGAAGGCGATGATACCGGAAAGCTCAAAGATAAAGGAACGACCGGAAAACCTCCGAAGCCAACTAATCCGAAGAAGAAAACCTCCAGTCGTCCTTTCCCAAAAATCAGAAAGTCTTCCAG GAAACCATCTGACATAGATCCTTCTGAGAAAGACTCTGACCCAACTAACTTGGAAGCAGATTCCTCAAAAGAAACCGGGCCGTCTGCAAAAGATCACCCGAGTGATAATCCGCAAGCCAGCGACAATGTAGAACCCAGCGACGAACCCACGACTGCAAgccagtcggccgaagctggAGTCGGAGTtaaccaggagcccccgactggaaaccaatCGGATACAGGGCCAAGCCAAAAGATTCCCGAGGTTGAAGCTCAAACAAACAGTCCTCCCGGGAAGGGTGCTGGCAATGACTCAGAAATCAGATCTCCTGCGAAGACACAAGAGTCTACTCGTCCCCGACCGGGAATCATCACAG GGCCAATAAttggtgaggaagaagaaaTCCTCCGGATACGAGCAGCTGAGGATTCGCGCCCTCCCATTCTAGTCAAGTGGTAG
- the LOC112938365 gene encoding pectinesterase inhibitor 10-like — protein MFLALVILLAVAAGSWQPAATSTPATVSPAPAVSPVAAPAGELGGGGAGARRDQDREFVRGCCARTLYPRLCTAALSPYAAAVGSSHARLAVPSANLTAGTINSLGGRIPSPSTTGTTESPAGALGDCAEAVASAADLAARAAGRLDGVERAVAGPEVLWRVRDAQT, from the coding sequence ATGTTTCTTGCTCTCGTGATACTCCTCGCCGTGGCGGCCGGCTCGTGGCAACCTGCGGCGACCTCCACGCCGGCGACGGTGAGTCCTGCTCCTGCCGTATcaccggtggcggcgccggcgggagaactcggcggcggcggcgctggcgcgcGGCGAGATCAGGACAGGGAGTTCGTCCGCGGCTGCTGCGCTCGCACGCTCTACCCGCGCCTCTGCACCGCGGCGCTCTcgccgtacgccgccgccgtcggctccAGCCACGCCCGCCTCGCCGTCCCCTCCGCCAACCTAACCGCCGGCACCATCAACAGCCTCGGCGGGCGGATCCCGTCACCGTCGACCACCGGCACCACCGAGTCCCCCGCCGGCGCGCTCGGCGACTGCGCCGAGGccgtggcgtcggcggccgacctggcggcgcgcgcggcggggcggctggACGGCGTCGAGCGGGCCGTGGCCGGGCCCGAGGTGCTGTGGCGCGTCCGCGACGCGCAGACGTGA